The following are encoded in a window of Phaseolus vulgaris cultivar G19833 chromosome 3, P. vulgaris v2.0, whole genome shotgun sequence genomic DNA:
- the LOC137839348 gene encoding secreted RxLR effector protein 161-like: MESSKEASTPMPSSCYTDADAAGKGVDQTKYRGLIGFLLYLTASRSDIMFVVCLCARYQANPKESHFKAAKRILKYLKGTKNVGLWYPSYSLIHLIGYSDSDFAGCKLDRKSTSGTCHLLGLSLISWHSKKQACVALSTAEAEYIAARSCCAQILWLTQQLADFGLKISKVPLLCDNTSAINLTKN, translated from the coding sequence atggaaagttcCAAGGAAGCAAGCACACCTATGCCTTCAAGCTGTTATACGGATGCggatgctgctggaaaaggggtagatcaaacaaaatacagaggtttaaTTGGCTTCTTACTCTATCTCACAGCAAGTAGATCGGATATCATGTTTGTtgtatgtctttgtgcaagatatcaagcaaatcccaaggaatctcacttcaaagctgcaaaaaggattcttaaatatctcaaaggaacaaaaaatgttggtctatggtatccttcttACTCTCttatacatttaattggttattcagattctgattttgcagggtgtaagctagacagaaaaagcacaagtggaacttgtcatcttcttggatTAAGCCTTATCTCTTGGCACagtaagaagcaagcttgtgtagctctttctaCTGCAGAGGCTGAATACATTGCTGCTAGGAGCTGCTGTGCACAAATACTTTGGCTCacacaacaacttgcagattttggattgaagataagcaaggttcctttgctttgtgacaacacaagtgctataaatctcaccaaaaattag
- the LOC137806869 gene encoding PHD finger protein Alfin1 isoform X2: MEGVPHPVPRTVEEVFTDFKGRRSGLIKALTTDVEKFYQQCDPEKENLCLYGFPNETWEVNLPVEEVPPELPEPALGINFARDGMQEKDWLSLVAVHSDSWLLAVAFYFGARFGFGKNERKRLFQMINDLPTIFELVTGSVKQSKDQPAAHNNGSKFKSSGKSRQSESQAKGMKMSAPPKEEDESGEEEEEDDEQGATCGACGDNYGTDEFWICCDMCERWFHGKCVKITPAKAEHIKQYKCPSCSNKRVRV; this comes from the exons ATGGAAGGAGTACCGCACCCAGTACCCAGAACTGTCGAAGAGGTTTTCACCGACTTTAAGGGCAGACGCTCTGGTTTGATTAAGGCCCTCACCACTG ACGTTGAAAAGTTTTACCAGCAGTGCGATCCTG AGAAGGAGAATCTGTGTCTATATGGGTTTCCAAATGAAACCTGGGAAGTAAATTTGCCTGTTGAGGAAGTGCCACCTGAACTTCCTGAGCCGGCATTAGGTATAAACTTTGCCAGGGATGGCATGCAAGAGAAGGACTGGTTATCACTGGTTGCAGTTCACAGTGACTCATGGCTGCTTGCTGTTGCTTTCTACTTTGGTGCCCGCTTTGGATTTGGTAAGAATGAAAG GAAAAGGCTTTTTCAGATGATAAATGATCTGCCAACAATCTTCGAACTTGTGACTGGAAGTGTTAAGCAATCAAAGGATCAACCAGCTGCTCACAACAATGGTAGCAAATTCAAATCAAGTGGAAAG TCTCGTCAGTCTGAGTCTCAAGCCAAGGGGATGAAGATGTCTGCACCACCTAAAGAGGAGGATGAGAGtggagaggaagaagaagaagatgatgaacaaGGTGCAACATGTGGTGCTTGCGGTGATAATTATGGCACTGATGAATTCTGGATCTGTTGTGATATGTGTGAAAGATGGTTCCATGgtaaatgtgttaaaattacTCCCGCTAAGGCTGAGCACATCAAGCAATACAAGTGCCCCAGCTGCAGTAACAAGAGGGTTAGAGTTTGA
- the LOC137806869 gene encoding PHD finger protein Alfin1 isoform X1, whose protein sequence is MEGVPHPVPRTVEEVFTDFKGRRSGLIKALTTDVEKFYQQCDPEKENLCLYGFPNETWEVNLPVEEVPPELPEPALGINFARDGMQEKDWLSLVAVHSDSWLLAVAFYFGARFGFGKNERKRLFQMINDLPTIFELVTGSVKQSKDQPAAHNNGSKFKSSGKVSRQSESQAKGMKMSAPPKEEDESGEEEEEDDEQGATCGACGDNYGTDEFWICCDMCERWFHGKCVKITPAKAEHIKQYKCPSCSNKRVRV, encoded by the exons ATGGAAGGAGTACCGCACCCAGTACCCAGAACTGTCGAAGAGGTTTTCACCGACTTTAAGGGCAGACGCTCTGGTTTGATTAAGGCCCTCACCACTG ACGTTGAAAAGTTTTACCAGCAGTGCGATCCTG AGAAGGAGAATCTGTGTCTATATGGGTTTCCAAATGAAACCTGGGAAGTAAATTTGCCTGTTGAGGAAGTGCCACCTGAACTTCCTGAGCCGGCATTAGGTATAAACTTTGCCAGGGATGGCATGCAAGAGAAGGACTGGTTATCACTGGTTGCAGTTCACAGTGACTCATGGCTGCTTGCTGTTGCTTTCTACTTTGGTGCCCGCTTTGGATTTGGTAAGAATGAAAG GAAAAGGCTTTTTCAGATGATAAATGATCTGCCAACAATCTTCGAACTTGTGACTGGAAGTGTTAAGCAATCAAAGGATCAACCAGCTGCTCACAACAATGGTAGCAAATTCAAATCAAGTGGAAAGGTG TCTCGTCAGTCTGAGTCTCAAGCCAAGGGGATGAAGATGTCTGCACCACCTAAAGAGGAGGATGAGAGtggagaggaagaagaagaagatgatgaacaaGGTGCAACATGTGGTGCTTGCGGTGATAATTATGGCACTGATGAATTCTGGATCTGTTGTGATATGTGTGAAAGATGGTTCCATGgtaaatgtgttaaaattacTCCCGCTAAGGCTGAGCACATCAAGCAATACAAGTGCCCCAGCTGCAGTAACAAGAGGGTTAGAGTTTGA
- the LOC137806870 gene encoding uncharacterized protein isoform X2, with product MTRIRRLLFFHNFAFAAPSLEVTVRGFCTRAAPLDFTQIQINRLPTVVILGRPNVGKSALFNRLIRRREALVYNTPDDHVTRDIREGIAKLGDLRFRVLDSAGLEAEASSGSILHRTASMTANVLARSNFALFLTDARAGVHPLDLEVGKWLRKHAPQIKPIVAMNKSESLFDANDSLATAANEICRLGFGGPIAISAETGLGMHELYVSLRPLLEDYMLRVLNDEGDHENSHDEDSSNLDVDKSKLPLQLAIVGRPNVGKSTLLNALLQEERVLVGPEAGLTRDAIRTQFEFQGRTIYLVDTAGWLQRTKQEKGAASLSIMQSRKSLLRAHIIALVLDAEEIVNAKRSMKHAEVVIARRAVEEGRGLVVIVNKMDLLRGKHKSLSYEKVMEAVPQEIQTIIPQITGIPVVFISALEGRGRSTVLNQVIDTYEKWCSRLPTARLNRWLQKVMSRHSWKDQAAQPKVKYFTQVKARPPTFVAFVRGKTQLSQTDIRFLTKSLKEDFDLGGIPIRIMQRSVTKKDTSETSKNSHSVGRVVAERIVSDKRSILAE from the exons ATGACCCGCATCCGGAGGCTCCTTTTTTTCCACAACTTCGCTT TTGCAGCACCATCGTTGGAGGTCACTGTGAGGGGGTTTTGTACCCGTGCTGCACCTCTTGATTTCACTCAAATTCAAATTAATCGCCTCCCCACTGTCGTCATTCTAGGGCGACCTAATGTGGGCAAATCTGCATTGTTCAACCG TCTGATTCGGAGGAGGGAGGCTCTGGTGTATAACACCCCTGATGATCATGTTACTCGTGACATACGAGAAGGAATTGCCAAGTTGGGTGATTTGCGATTCAGGGTCTTGGACTCTGCTGGCTTGGAAGCTGAAGCCTCTTCCGGTTCTATCCTCCACAGAACTGCTTCTATGACAGCAAACGTGTTGGCGAGGTCTAACTTTGCACTCTTCCTCACTGACGCAAg AGCTGGAGTTCATCCTCTTGATCTGGAGGTTGGAAAATGGTTAAGAAAACATGCACCTCAAATCAAACCTATTGTTGCCATGAATAAATCGGAATCCCTCTTCGATGCCAATGATTCTCTGGCAACAGCTGCTAATGAAATCTGCCGTTTGGGTTTTGGGGGTCCTATTGCCATATCTGCTGAGACTGGACTAGGCATGCATGAGTTGTATGTGTCTCTGAGGCCTCTCCTGGAGGACTATATGCTTCGAGTCTTGAATG ATGAAGGTGATCATGAAAATAGCCATGACGAGGACAGCAGCAACCTTGATGTTGACAAAAGTAAGCTGCCATTGCAGTTAGCCATTGTAGGACGTCCTAATGTTGGTAAATCGACCTTATTGAATGCATTGTTGCAAGAAGAGCGTGTTCTTGTGGGCCCTGAAGCTGGTCTAACAAGGGATGCAATCAGAACCCaatttgaatttcaaggaaGAACAATTTATCTG GTTGATACTGCTGGTTGGTTGCAGAGGACAAAACAGGAGAAAGGAGCAGCATCCTTGAGCATTATGCAATCAAGGAAGAGTCTACTCCGGGCTCATATAATTGCTTTGGTACTAGATGCAGAAGAG ATTGTAAATGCAAAACGAAGTATGAAACATGCCGAAGTAGTTATAGCCAGACGGGCAGTGGAAGAAGGGCGAGGTCTGGTTGTGATTGTGAACAAGATGGACCTTCTAAGAGGCAAACACAAATCATTATCCTATGAGAAGGTTATGGAAGCTGTCCCACAAGAAATTCAGACAATTATACCTCAG ATAACAGGAATTCCAGTTGTATTCATTTCAGCATTGGAGGGAAGGGGCCGAAGCACTGTCTTGAACCAGGTCATTGATACATATGAAAAATGGTGTTCAAGATTACCTACAGCTCGTCTTAACCGTTGGCTGCAAAAG GTTATGAGCAGGCACTCTTGGAAAGACCAAGCAGCACAGCCTAAGGTCAAGTATTTCACGCAGGTCAAGGCACGGCCTCCTACATTTGTTGCGTTTGTGCGTGGGAAGACTCAGCTTTCCCAAACAGACATTAGGTTCTTAACCAAGTCCTTGAAGGAGGACTTTGACTTGGGTGGAATTCCTATTCGGATCATGCAACGTTCTGTCACTAAGAAAGATACCAGTGAAACTAGCAAGAATAGTCATTCAGTAGGCAGAGTGGTGGCTGAAAGAATTGTCTCGGACAAGAGAAGTATCTTAGCTGAATAA
- the LOC137806870 gene encoding uncharacterized protein isoform X1 — MTRIRRLLFFHNFAFAAPSLEVTVRGFCTRAAPLDFTQIQINRLPTVVILGRPNVGKSALFNRLIRRREALVYNTPDDHVTRDIREGIAKLGDLRFRVLDSAGLEAEASSGSILHRTASMTANVLARSNFALFLTDARAGVHPLDLEVGKWLRKHAPQIKPIVAMNKSESLFDANDSLATAANEICRLGFGGPIAISAETGLGMHELYVSLRPLLEDYMLRVLNDIDEGDHENSHDEDSSNLDVDKSKLPLQLAIVGRPNVGKSTLLNALLQEERVLVGPEAGLTRDAIRTQFEFQGRTIYLVDTAGWLQRTKQEKGAASLSIMQSRKSLLRAHIIALVLDAEEIVNAKRSMKHAEVVIARRAVEEGRGLVVIVNKMDLLRGKHKSLSYEKVMEAVPQEIQTIIPQITGIPVVFISALEGRGRSTVLNQVIDTYEKWCSRLPTARLNRWLQKVMSRHSWKDQAAQPKVKYFTQVKARPPTFVAFVRGKTQLSQTDIRFLTKSLKEDFDLGGIPIRIMQRSVTKKDTSETSKNSHSVGRVVAERIVSDKRSILAE; from the exons ATGACCCGCATCCGGAGGCTCCTTTTTTTCCACAACTTCGCTT TTGCAGCACCATCGTTGGAGGTCACTGTGAGGGGGTTTTGTACCCGTGCTGCACCTCTTGATTTCACTCAAATTCAAATTAATCGCCTCCCCACTGTCGTCATTCTAGGGCGACCTAATGTGGGCAAATCTGCATTGTTCAACCG TCTGATTCGGAGGAGGGAGGCTCTGGTGTATAACACCCCTGATGATCATGTTACTCGTGACATACGAGAAGGAATTGCCAAGTTGGGTGATTTGCGATTCAGGGTCTTGGACTCTGCTGGCTTGGAAGCTGAAGCCTCTTCCGGTTCTATCCTCCACAGAACTGCTTCTATGACAGCAAACGTGTTGGCGAGGTCTAACTTTGCACTCTTCCTCACTGACGCAAg AGCTGGAGTTCATCCTCTTGATCTGGAGGTTGGAAAATGGTTAAGAAAACATGCACCTCAAATCAAACCTATTGTTGCCATGAATAAATCGGAATCCCTCTTCGATGCCAATGATTCTCTGGCAACAGCTGCTAATGAAATCTGCCGTTTGGGTTTTGGGGGTCCTATTGCCATATCTGCTGAGACTGGACTAGGCATGCATGAGTTGTATGTGTCTCTGAGGCCTCTCCTGGAGGACTATATGCTTCGAGTCTTGAATG ATATAGATGAAGGTGATCATGAAAATAGCCATGACGAGGACAGCAGCAACCTTGATGTTGACAAAAGTAAGCTGCCATTGCAGTTAGCCATTGTAGGACGTCCTAATGTTGGTAAATCGACCTTATTGAATGCATTGTTGCAAGAAGAGCGTGTTCTTGTGGGCCCTGAAGCTGGTCTAACAAGGGATGCAATCAGAACCCaatttgaatttcaaggaaGAACAATTTATCTG GTTGATACTGCTGGTTGGTTGCAGAGGACAAAACAGGAGAAAGGAGCAGCATCCTTGAGCATTATGCAATCAAGGAAGAGTCTACTCCGGGCTCATATAATTGCTTTGGTACTAGATGCAGAAGAG ATTGTAAATGCAAAACGAAGTATGAAACATGCCGAAGTAGTTATAGCCAGACGGGCAGTGGAAGAAGGGCGAGGTCTGGTTGTGATTGTGAACAAGATGGACCTTCTAAGAGGCAAACACAAATCATTATCCTATGAGAAGGTTATGGAAGCTGTCCCACAAGAAATTCAGACAATTATACCTCAG ATAACAGGAATTCCAGTTGTATTCATTTCAGCATTGGAGGGAAGGGGCCGAAGCACTGTCTTGAACCAGGTCATTGATACATATGAAAAATGGTGTTCAAGATTACCTACAGCTCGTCTTAACCGTTGGCTGCAAAAG GTTATGAGCAGGCACTCTTGGAAAGACCAAGCAGCACAGCCTAAGGTCAAGTATTTCACGCAGGTCAAGGCACGGCCTCCTACATTTGTTGCGTTTGTGCGTGGGAAGACTCAGCTTTCCCAAACAGACATTAGGTTCTTAACCAAGTCCTTGAAGGAGGACTTTGACTTGGGTGGAATTCCTATTCGGATCATGCAACGTTCTGTCACTAAGAAAGATACCAGTGAAACTAGCAAGAATAGTCATTCAGTAGGCAGAGTGGTGGCTGAAAGAATTGTCTCGGACAAGAGAAGTATCTTAGCTGAATAA
- the LOC137806871 gene encoding UDP-glucose 4-epimerase GEPI42-like, which translates to MVSPMSTILVTGGAGFIGSHTVLQLLKQGFRVTIIDNLDNSVIEAVHRVRRLVGPHLSNNLTFCHGDLRNPNDLEPLFSQTKFDAVIHFAGLKGVGESVAKPRRYYDNNVVGTINLFQAMAKFNCKNMVISSSATVYGQPQQVPCVEEDLHLHAMNPYGRTKLFVEEIARDIERAEGEWRIILLRYFNPVGAHESGQIGEDPRGIPNNLMPYIHQVAVGRLPELKVYGDDYPTKDGTPIRDYIHVMDLADGHIAALRKLFATDNIGCTAYNLGTGRGTSVLEMVAAFEKASGKKISIKMCPRRPGDATAVYASTEKAEKELGWKAKYGIEEMCRDLWNWASKNPWGYQGKH; encoded by the exons ATGGTGTCCCCGATGTCAACGATTCTGGTGACGGGTGGGGCGGGCTTCATCGGATCCCACACGGTGCTTCAGCTTCTCAAGCAGGGTTTCCGGGTTACCATAATCGACAACCTCGACAACTCCGTCATCGAAGCCGTTCACAGGGTTCGCCGTCTTGTCGGTCCTCACCTTTCCAACAACCTCACCTTCTGCCACGGCGACCTCCGCAATCCCAACGATTTGGAGCCACTCTTCTCCCAGACCAA GTTTGATGCTGTCATCCACTTCGCTGGCCTCAAAGGTGTTGGAGAAAGCGTTGCAAAGCCCCGCCGTTACTACGACAACAATGTGGTGGGCACGATCAACCTTTTTCAGGCAATGGCTAAATTTAACTGCAAAAACATGGTTATTTCCTCCTCCGCCACTGTTTATGGCCAACCTCAACAAGTTCCCTGCGTCGAGGAGGACTTGCATTTACACGCCATGAATCCCTACGGAAGAACCAAG cTCTTTGTTGAAGAAATAGCCCGAGACATTGAGAGAGCAGAGGGAGAGTGGAGGATCATTCTGCTGAGGTACTTCAATCCGGTTGGGGCCCACGAGAGTGGCCAGATTGGGGAAGATCCAAGGGGTATCCCCAATAATCTTATGCCTTACATTCATCAGGTTGCTGTTGGTAGATTACCCGAGCTCAAAGTTTATGGTGATGATTATCCCACCAAGGATGGCACCCCG ATCCGGGATTATATACATGTAATGGACTTGGCagatggtcacattgctgcccTTCGAAAGCTTTTTGCAACAGACAACATTG GTTGTACTGCCTATAATTTGGGAACTGGGCGTGGTACATCGGTGCTTGAAATGGTCGCTGCATTTGAAAAAGCTTCCGGCAAG aaaatttcaattaaaatgtGTCCCAGGAGACCCGGAGATGCTACTGCTGTATATGCATCCACGGAGAAGGCTGAGAAAGAACTTGGTTGGAA GGCAAAATACGGTATAGAGGAAATGTGCAGGGACCTATGGAATTGGGCGAGCAAAAATCCATGGGGATACCAGGGGAAACACTAG